From the Takifugu flavidus isolate HTHZ2018 chromosome 12, ASM371156v2, whole genome shotgun sequence genome, one window contains:
- the kcnj1a.1 gene encoding ATP-sensitive inward rectifier potassium channel 1a.1 has product MFGFVNKYFQDYLVERRHRRTRLVTKDGRCNIEYGNIHYSNHFALLADFWTTFVEIRWRFVLFIFIASFTLSWFLFGLLWYWIARSNGDLTWQKPPSNHTFCVDNVIGLTTAFLYSLETQTTIGYGGRAVTPLCPGAVALLVIQSLLGAIINCFMCGVILSKISLPKKRAKTITFSDMAVISPKNGTLCLSIRVANLRKTLMIGSQIYGKMLRTTITPDGETIIMDQVNIEFMVDAGKDNLFFVCPLTLYHIIDKSSPFFEMAVDTLHKEEFELVVFLDGTAESTSSSCQVRTSFIPQEIMWGYNFLPIISRNKEGKYRVDFSNFSKVVPVATAHCAYCFHNIKGHHHHSRDGHDNEGFEVIDIQDPPSVTKM; this is encoded by the coding sequence ATGTTTGGATTTGTGAACAAATATTTCCAAGACTATTTGGTAGAGAGAAGACACCGCAGGACCCGCTTGGTAACTAAAGATGGACGCTGCAACATCGAATATGGAAACATCCATTACAGCAACCACTTTGCCTTGCTGGCTGATTTCTGGACCACCTTTGTGGAGATCCGGTGGCGTTTTGTCCTGTTCATCTTTATCGCCTCCTTCACCCTCAGCTGGTTCCTCTTTGGCCTGCTCTGGTACTGGATAGCGCGCAGTAATGGCGACCTGACGTGGCAAAAACCACCATCAAACCACACGTTCTGCGTAGATAACGTCATTGGACTCACCACAGCATTCCTCTACTCCCTTGAAACGCAGACAACGATTGGATACGGCGGTCGCGCAGTCACACCCCTCTGCCCAGGCGCCGTGGCCCTCCTCGTCATTCAGTCTCTCCTTGGAGCCATCATCAACTGCTTCATGTGTGGGGTCATCCTGTCCAAAATATCATTACCCAAGAAAAGAGCCAAGACCATCACATTCAGTGACATGGCTGTCATTAGCCCCAAAAATGGCACCCTTTGTCTGTCTATCAGAGTGGCCAACCTAAGGAAAACCCTGATGATCGGAAGCCAGATTTACGGCAAGATGCTGAGGACAACAATTACCCCAGATGGCGAAACGATCATTATGGACCAGGTGAACATTGAGTTCATGGTAGATGCTGGTAAGGACAACCTCTTCTTTGTTTGTCCCCTGACGCTTTACCACATCATTGACAAGAGTAGTCCCTTCTTTGAGATGGCAGTGGACACACTCCACAAGGAGGAGTTCGAGCTGGTCGTCTTCCTGGACGGCACAGCCGAGTCCACCAGCTCTTCCTGCCAAGTACGGACCTCCTTTATTCCTCAGGAGATCATGTGGGGCTACAACTTCCTGCCCATCATTTCCCGAAACAAAGAGGGCAAGTACAGAGTAGACTTCTCCAACTTCTCAAAGGTGGTACCAGTGGCGACTGCACACTGTGCCTACTGCTTCCACAACATTAAGGGTCACCATCACCACTCTAGAGATGGACACGATAACGAGGGCTTCGAAGTGATTGACATCCAAGATCCTCCCAGTGTCACTAAGATGTGA